The genomic segment CGTCACGTCACCCTGGGGGAAGAGGGCGGTACGACTGAATGGGGCCGCGATGCTCAGCACTGGCAGGTTGGCGTACTGACCGCCCTCCATGGCCTTGGCGACGGTCTGGGTCTGCACCATCTGGATGTAGTCCAGGATCGCGGTGTCCTTGTAGCGGCTCTGCGCCGCCGACATCTCCTGGGTGGACGTGGCGATGACCTGGTTCACGTACGCGACGGTCTTGTCGTGGTACGGCTTGACCACCGCCATGACCTCCGGGTCCGCCTGGTAGTCCTTGCTGGCCAGCAGCTTCGCCGAAGCCGCCCGCACCTCCCACGTGCCCCTGACCTGCTGCAGGCCGAAGGTCACGTCGGAGACGCTCTGCGCCCAGTTCTTCGGCTGGGTCAACAGCACCGGCTTGCCGGTCGTCTGATTGGCGACGTACTGCTGGGCAACCTCCTGGTGGGAATGGCCCATGACGACCGCGTCGATCCCCGGCACCTCGCGGGCGATCCGGTCGGACACGTTCTCCGCACCCAGACCGGCGGCCACCGGGTCATAGGAGCTGAGCCCGCCCTGACCCGAGTGGGACATGACCACGACCACGTCGGCACCCGCGGCACGCACCTTGGGCACCCATGTCTTGGCAGAAGTGACCATGTCCTCGATGGTGACCTGGCCGCTGAGGTTGGCCTTGTCCCAGATCATCGAACCGGGGACCGTCAGGCCCAGGATGCCGATCCGCACCGGCTTGTTTCCCTTCACCTTCTTGGTGACGATCCGGTAGGGCTGGTAGCGAGGCTGGCCTGTCTTCGCATCCAGCACATTCGCGCCGAGCAGCGGGGAGTCCAGGTCAGCCTTGAACTTGTCCAGCAGCGGCAGTCCGTAGTTGAACTCGTGATTGCCGATGTTGTTGGCGTCGTAGCCGATGGCGTTGTACGCGGCCGCCATCGGATGGGTGAGACCGCTCGCGGTGACCGGTTCCTGCTTGGCGTAGTAGTAGCTCAGTGGGGTTCCCTGCAGCGTGTCACCGTTGTCCACGACGACCACTCGGTCAGCCCCGCGCTCCTGGCGGACCTGCTTGATGGCAGTGGCGGCATGGGCAAGGCCCACCGCATTGCCCGCCTTGTCCGTGTATCCGGCGTTCTTGAAGTAGTCCCAGTTGGCGACATTGCCGTGCACGTCGGTGGTGGCCAGCAGCGTGATGTCCAGCTGCTTGCCCCCATCCTTGGGTGCCGCACTCGCCCGGACGCCGCCCAGGGCACTGGCACCGAGCGCGACCGCGAGACTGGCGGCCCAGATCTTGCGCATGAGGTTCTCCTTGTGGGGGTCGGCGGCGC from the Luteococcus japonicus genome contains:
- a CDS encoding bifunctional metallophosphatase/5'-nucleotidase; translated protein: MRKIWAASLAVALGASALGGVRASAAPKDGGKQLDITLLATTDVHGNVANWDYFKNAGYTDKAGNAVGLAHAATAIKQVRQERGADRVVVVDNGDTLQGTPLSYYYAKQEPVTASGLTHPMAAAYNAIGYDANNIGNHEFNYGLPLLDKFKADLDSPLLGANVLDAKTGQPRYQPYRIVTKKVKGNKPVRIGILGLTVPGSMIWDKANLSGQVTIEDMVTSAKTWVPKVRAAGADVVVVMSHSGQGGLSSYDPVAAGLGAENVSDRIAREVPGIDAVVMGHSHQEVAQQYVANQTTGKPVLLTQPKNWAQSVSDVTFGLQQVRGTWEVRAASAKLLASKDYQADPEVMAVVKPYHDKTVAYVNQVIATSTQEMSAAQSRYKDTAILDYIQMVQTQTVAKAMEGGQYANLPVLSIAAPFSRTALFPQGDVTVRDMAGLYIYDNTLEAVVMTGAQVKDYLEYSAKYFGQVPSGGTFDPETMTQVQYNGQNVWDYNYDSIAGLDYSIELTQPVGQRIQGLSFNGAHVADDQQLVVAVNNYRRSGGGNFPHIATAPVVYQQQQEIRQLLIDWASASKTIDPHAFFVDNWKLTVDGKPAA